The window TCGCTATCGGCAATATCGGCCACCGTATGTTTGAACGGCGCGGGGGTTAACAAGGCTTGCCAGTAATCCAACAGCCCATTGCCGGCCGTTTCGCTGCCGATGTGCTTGATAATATTGTCCGCCAACGCAAACAAACAACGGCTAGCCGGAGAATTGGCGGCTAAATCCACCACCGACATTTGCAAAGCGACGGCTTTAGGCAGATTTTCGTCGCGAATCACAAAACCGCCGTACTCGACTTTTAGTTTCAAACATTTTTCCGCCACGGCGGCAAAGCGTCGATAGGTATCGGTCGCGGCCGGATAATCAACGGCCTGATTGACAACCACGCGCAGGCTGCCCGAATACTGACGGGCATTCAAAGCCTTCAGCAGCGCAAAGGCATCGGTTAGCGCCGCCGGATCACCGCTGACCACTAAAAACGTAGATTGCGCCAGCTCGATAAAGCGCAGGACGGTTTCTGTATGCGTCGCGGCGGTGTCGATCAAAAAATAATCGAATTGCGCTTCCAGCTCGGTCAATGCTTCCGACAGCTTAGTCATCTGCGCGGCAGAAACAGGTATGCCGCCCATTAAACTTGCGGCGGACACCACGCCCACATCCTCGCCGGTTTTCAGCAAAACCTCAGCAATCGTTTTTTCGCCGGATAGCACCTGCTCCAAACGGTGCGCCGGCCGCAGCCCGAGTAATGTGTTGATATTGGACAAGCCGGTATCGACATCCAACACACAAACGCGCTTGCCGCGCAATGCCATCGCTGCCGCTACATTAGCCACCACACTGGTTTTACCGACGGCGCTCTTGGCCCCAGCAAACGCAATAATGTGCGGTTTTGATTGTGCGTCAGCGCTGTCCTGTTCTGAAAAATGTAAACTGTCCATCGTGGCAATGAAATAGGCTGTTTAGGTCGGATTTAGATCGGCAAACCAAGCCAGCCGAATTCAAACGATATTGTAAGCCCAATCTTACAAATTCATGAATTCATAGCATAAACCTAGGTTGCACATATCGGGGCCTTAGCGGCGAGCGGTCGATTCGCCGCCATCTTCACGTATAATGCACCATCCACAAAACTACTACATACCCCATGACCACCCCTCGTCTCGCCTGGGCCATTACCGGCTCCGGGCACTATATAGAAGAATGTCTTGAATACATGCTGACGCTGGACAATGTTGATTTGTATTTGAGCCAGGCCGGTGAGGAAGTCTTGAAAATGTACGGTATTCGTCTGGAAGACGTTAGAGCCAAGATGCCGGTATATCGCGATAAAGCCGCCTCCGCCCCGCCGGTGGGCTTGTTTTATAAAGGCCACTACCACACTTTTGTGATGGCCCCAACCACCTCAAATACCATCGCCAAATGCGTGCTCGGCATCGCCGATTCGTTGGTGACCAACTTGTATTCCCAAGCCGGAAAATGCCGTGTGCCCAGCATCGTTTACCCTTGCGACACCCAGCCGGAAATCGAAACCACCGCGCCCGGTAAGAAAAAATTCATGGTCTATCCGCGCCCTATCGATCTGGAAGCCACCGATAAAATCCGTTCTTTTCCTTACACGCAAGTGGTTGATGATGTCGAGCAACTGATCGTCGCGGTCAACGCCCGGCTAGCCAGCTTATGACCGAGCGCATCCTGTTCATCACCGGCCGACTGGCGGAAAAGCAAGTCCGGCAAGTATTGGAGAAAATGCAGCCGGAATTTCAATACAAAGTGTATGTGATGGGCGTAACGGTGGCCGCGTTGATTACCAGCGACATGATCATCCGCCGCATGCCCGACGCGCAAGGCGCTGATAGAGTAATCTTACCTGGCCGCTGCCGCGGCGATCTGGAGGCGCTGCGCCAGCATTTCGGCGTGCCGTTCGAGCGCGGTCCGGAAGAAATCAAAGATCTGCCCCAGCATTTCGGCATGGCCGCGCAGCATTACGACCTCAGCCAATACCAGACCAAGATTTTCGCGGAAATTACTGACGCCCCCAGCATCAGCGTCGAGGCAGTGATCGAGCGGGCTTATTACTACAAAGCCAACGGCGCCGACGTGATCGACATTGGCTGCCTGCCCGGCACGCCGTTTCCACATCTGGCGGAGTGCATCCGCACCTTGAAACAAGAAGGCTTCACCGTCAGCATTGATTCCTTGGAAGACGCCGACCTGCTGGCCGGCGGCCAAGCCGGCGCCGACTATATGCTCAGCCTGACCACCAAAAGCCTGTGGATTGCAGACGAAGTGGCGACCACGCCGATTCTGATCCCGGAAACGCACGGCGACTTGAGCACGCTGGATAAAGCCATCGAAATCTTGAGCGCGAAAAACCGCGCCTTCATCGTCGACCCGATTCTGGACCCGATTCACTTCGGTTTCACCGACTCCATCGTCCGCAATCATGAATTCCGCCGCCGCTATCCGCAGGTAGAAATGATGATGGGTGTCGGCAATCTCACTGAACTGACCCACGCCGACACCTCCGGCATCAACGCGATGCTGCTGGGGATTTGCTCGGAGCTGAATATCAACCACATTCTGGCCACCGAAGTG of the Methylomonas sp. MK1 genome contains:
- a CDS encoding AAA family ATPase; this translates as MDSLHFSEQDSADAQSKPHIIAFAGAKSAVGKTSVVANVAAAMALRGKRVCVLDVDTGLSNINTLLGLRPAHRLEQVLSGEKTIAEVLLKTGEDVGVVSAASLMGGIPVSAAQMTKLSEALTELEAQFDYFLIDTAATHTETVLRFIELAQSTFLVVSGDPAALTDAFALLKALNARQYSGSLRVVVNQAVDYPAATDTYRRFAAVAEKCLKLKVEYGGFVIRDENLPKAVALQMSVVDLAANSPASRCLFALADNIIKHIGSETAGNGLLDYWQALLTPAPFKHTVADIADSEPTAAVNSWLAADKTELSVSELSRRLLSAMKHQLLDQPELERFTGEFVEAYCEQFGRFPNTFKQLFYRWLETENYAEPRLVELLTTLEALHAMRYQRPMFSLEENAARLVAQLQGQQGSHRELVEQLCTAYRQAFHEEVFDAEQVLLERMQADDFTEQRFEALLQKLRDGFQARFKRPYQSRHELALASVVEALNVMGVDQQNLQDEITMLMHGFQLLGSRREKLLTVLNALQNSGLPLPASAVRDN
- a CDS encoding flavoprotein yields the protein MTTPRLAWAITGSGHYIEECLEYMLTLDNVDLYLSQAGEEVLKMYGIRLEDVRAKMPVYRDKAASAPPVGLFYKGHYHTFVMAPTTSNTIAKCVLGIADSLVTNLYSQAGKCRVPSIVYPCDTQPEIETTAPGKKKFMVYPRPIDLEATDKIRSFPYTQVVDDVEQLIVAVNARLASL
- a CDS encoding DUF6513 domain-containing protein, with amino-acid sequence MTERILFITGRLAEKQVRQVLEKMQPEFQYKVYVMGVTVAALITSDMIIRRMPDAQGADRVILPGRCRGDLEALRQHFGVPFERGPEEIKDLPQHFGMAAQHYDLSQYQTKIFAEITDAPSISVEAVIERAYYYKANGADVIDIGCLPGTPFPHLAECIRTLKQEGFTVSIDSLEDADLLAGGQAGADYMLSLTTKSLWIADEVATTPILIPETHGDLSTLDKAIEILSAKNRAFIVDPILDPIHFGFTDSIVRNHEFRRRYPQVEMMMGVGNLTELTHADTSGINAMLLGICSELNINHILATEVSKHARRAIKEADSARRIMYTAKQHNTLPKHIAPDLLTVHDSSPFLNSREEIESLAAEIKDPSYRIQVSSDGIHVFNRDGLHTALDPFDLYPKLHVETDGGHAFYLGVELARAEIAWQLGKRFTQDQQLSWGCAAQGTQPTVDLHTFKPAGSTLKKHEE